The Pelagibius sp. CAU 1746 genomic sequence ACCAACACCCAGGCCGACGGCCTGCGCGAGCTTCTGCCCTAGATCGGATCAGGGCCGGGCCGCGACAGGCGGCCGCATTGCCGCGGCCGCCCGCATCGCCTATGTGAGTAGAATACTCCTCCGCCATTCCGCTGCTCACCCCCGAGCTTGTCGAGGTTCCCATGTCCATAAAAACCCGTCTCGTGCTGATCGCAGTGCTCGGCCTGGTGCTGGCCGGCGCCGGCTTTACTCTCTGGAGCACTCTTCAGCGCAGCGGCATCGTCAGCCAGCAAGGAGAGCCGGCCGGCAGAGCGCTGATCGGCGGCGCCTTCACGCTGACGGACCAGAACGGCGAGCGCCGCAGCGAAGCGGACCTCGTGGGGACCTACAGCCTGATCTACTTCGGCTACACCTATTGCCCGGACGTCTGCCCGACCTCGCTCAGCGCCATGACCCAGGGGCTCGACCTGCTGGCCGAGAGTGCGCCGGACAAGGCGGCGGCGGTGCGGCCCATCTTCATCACCATCGACCCGGAACGCGACACCACGGAAGCGATGGCCGCCTACGCCCAGCACTTCCACCCGCGCCTCATGGCACTGACCGGCACGCCGGAAGAGGTCGCCCTCGCCGCCAAGGTCTATCGCATCTACTACCAGAAGGTGACGGAGCAGGGGTCCAGCGACTATCTGATGGACCATTCCTCCATCATCTACCTCATGGGCCCGGACGGCGGCTACCTGACGCACTACACCCATGCCAGCACCGCCGACGACATCGCCAAGGGCCTGGCCGAGCAGGTCGACCCGGCGCTGGCGGCGGGAAGCTGACCTGCAAGCTGGGCGCAGGCATCGAGACGGGCCTTCGGCCGTCCTCGGCATGAGATCCGGGCAAATTCACGCCTCACCCTGAGGCACCTGCGCAGCACGCGTCTCGAAGGGTGTGCAGCCGCCTACAAGTCGGCGATGCGCCGGCCGCTCTCAGGGTCGAAGAAGTGCAACTCGCCGGGATCGGCGGCCAGCCCCAGGCTCTGCCCTTCGCGCAATTGCGCATTGCCGCCCAGGCGCAGGGTCAAAGTCTCTCCCGAACCGTCGCCGCCCAGCGTACCGTGCACCAGGGTGTCGGCCCCCAGAGTCTCCACAAGTTGCGACTGCAACGCGAAAGTCGCTTCACCCTCGCCGGCCGGATGCAGATGCTCCGGACGCACGCCCAAGGTGACACGGCGCCCGGCCAAGCTGGAAAGCCCCCCGGACGGCAGGCGGACGTGGCTGCCGCCGGCGAGCGCCGCGGTGGCGCCGTCGGCGGCGATTTCCGCCGGCAGGAAGTTCATGGCCGGCGAGCCGATGAACCCGGCGACGAAAAGGCTGGCCGGACGCTCGTAGACCGCCATGGGCGAATCGACCTGTTCGGCGTTGCCCGCGTTCATGACGATGAGGCGGTCGGCCATGGTCATGGCCTCCACCTGATCGTGAGTGACATAGACCGAGGTGGTGCCGAGGCGGCGTTGCAGACGCTTGATTTCCAGGCGCATCTGCACCCGCAGCTTGGCGTCCAGGTTGGACAGCGGTTCGTCGAAAAGGAAGGCCGCGGGCTGGCGCACGATCGCCCGGCCCATGGCGACGCGCTGGCGCTGGCCGCCGGAAAGCTGGCGCGGCTTGCGTTGCAGCAGTTCCTCCAGTTCGAGGATGCCCGCCGCCTCGTTCACACGGGCGTCGATCTCGGCTTTCGACTTGCGGGCGATCTTCAGGCCATAGGCCATGTTGTCGTAGACCGTCATATGCGGGTAGAGGGCGTAGTTCTGGAACACCATGGCGATGTCACGGTCCTTGGGCTCCAGATTGTTGACCACGCGATCGCCGATGGCGATCTCGCCTTCGGTGATCACCTCCAGCCCGGCGATCATGCGTAGAAGCGTCGACTTGCCGCAGCCCGAGGGGCCGACGATGACGATGAATTCGCCGTCGGCGATGTCGACGGAAACACCGTGGATGACGGCGTTGTTGCCATAGCTCTTTTTCACGTTGCGCAGGGATATCTCTGCCATGGGAGTCTTTCGTTCTTTATTTTTCGGTTTCCACCAGGCCCTTGACGAAGAGCCGCTGCATAGCCACCACCACGAAAACCGGCGGGATCATCGCCAGGATCGCGGTGGCCATGATGAGGTGCCACAGCGGCTCCGAGTCCGGCACCGCGACCATGCGCTGAATGCCCATGACGATGGTGTAGTAGGACTCGTCCGTGGTCACCAGCAGCGGCCAGAGGTACTGGTTCCAGCCGTAGATGAAGAGGATGACGAAGAGGGCGGCGATGTTGGTGCGGGACAGCGGCAGCACCACGTCCCAGAAGAAACGCAGCGCGCCGGCGCCGTCGACCCGCGCCGCCTCCAGCAGTTCGTCCGGGATGGTCAGGAAGAACTGACGGAAGAGGAAGGTCGCCGTCGCCGAGGCGATGAGCGGAATGGCCAGCCCGGAATAGGTGTCCAGCATTCCCAGGTTCGCCACCACCTCGTAGGTCGGCAGGATGCGCACCTCCACGGGAAGCATCAGGGTCATGAAAATGATCCAGAAGGCCGTGGCGCGGAAAGGGAAGCTGAAATAGACGATGGCGTAGGCCGAGATGATCGAGATGGCGATCTTGCCGATGGCGATGGCCAGGGCCATGATCAGGCTGTTGGCCATCATCAGCAGCACCGGCGGACTGCCCGCCGCCTCGACCCCGCCGGTCAGGGCCGATCCATAATTCTCCCAGAAGCGGTCGCCGGGCGTCAGCGGCAGCACTCCGGAGACCAGTCCCTCCACCGGATAGGTCGAGGCGACGAAGGCCAGCCAGATGGGAAAGGCGACGGCCATCACGCCGAGCAGCAGCACGATGTGTGTGATCAGGGTGACGATCGGGCGATTTTCGATCATCAGTATTGCACCTTGCGTTCGATGTAGCGGAACTGGACCACCGTCAGCGCGATGACGATCACCATGAGAATCACCGACTGAGCGGCCGAACCGCCGAGGTCGAGGCCGACGAAGCCGTCGTTATAGACCTTGAAGACCAGGATATTGGTCGACTGGGCCGGACCGCCCGACGTGGTGGCGTGAACGATGCCGAAGGTCTCGAAGAAGGCATAGACCACGTTGACCACCAGCAGGAAGAAGGTGGTCGGCGACAGCAACGGGAAGACGATGGTCCAGAATCGTTTCACCGGACCGGCGCCGTCGATGGCCGCGGCCTCGATCAGCGACTTGGGAATCGCCTGCATGCCGGCCAGGAAGAACAGGAAGTTGTAGCTGATCTGCTTCCACGACGCGGCGATGATGACCAGAGCCATGGCATCGGTGCCGTTGAGAAAGTGGTTCCAGTCGTAGCCAAGCTGCTGCAGGGCGTAGGCGAAAACGCCGATCGTGGGGTTGAAAATGAACCACCACAGCACGCCGGCCACGGCGGGAGCCACGGCATAGGGCCAGATCAGCAGCGTCTTGTAGGCCATGGCGCCGCGCACCACGCGGTCGGCCATGGCCGCCAGGACCAGAGCGGCGACCATCGAAAGCGTGGTGACGCCGACGCTGAAGACGACGGTGGTCTTAAAGGACCCCAGATAGCTGGGGTCAGCGAAGAGGTCCGCAAAGTTGTCGAGCCAGACGAAGGTCGAGCCGAAGCCGAAGGGATCCTCCAGCAGGACCGACTGGTAAAGCGCCTGGGACGCTGGCCAAATGAAGAAGACCAGCGTGACGACGAGTTGCGGCAGGACCAGGAAATAGGGCAGAACCCGTCCCTGGAAGATCACGCGTTTGTGCTGCATGGGAAGCCGATACCCGAAATGCGGAAAGCCGGCCGGGAATCCCGGCCGGCCGTCCTAGCGGGAAAAGCCGCTTAGTTGGCGGTCTTTTCGAACTTGCGCAGCAGCGCGTTGCCGCGCTCCACCGCTTCGTCGAGGCCTTCCTGGGCGGTCTTGCTACCGTTCCAGATGGCCTCCAGCTCCTCGTTGATCACATCGCGGATCTGGACCATGTTGCCGAGACGCAGGCCCTTGGAGTTGGCGGTCGGTTCCTTCGCGGTCATCTGCACGATCGCCACGTCGGTGCCCGGATTCGCGGCGTAGAAGCCCTGCTCCTTGGTCAGCTTGGC encodes the following:
- a CDS encoding sn-glycerol-3-phosphate import ATP-binding protein UgpC yields the protein MAEISLRNVKKSYGNNAVIHGVSVDIADGEFIVIVGPSGCGKSTLLRMIAGLEVITEGEIAIGDRVVNNLEPKDRDIAMVFQNYALYPHMTVYDNMAYGLKIARKSKAEIDARVNEAAGILELEELLQRKPRQLSGGQRQRVAMGRAIVRQPAAFLFDEPLSNLDAKLRVQMRLEIKRLQRRLGTTSVYVTHDQVEAMTMADRLIVMNAGNAEQVDSPMAVYERPASLFVAGFIGSPAMNFLPAEIAADGATAALAGGSHVRLPSGGLSSLAGRRVTLGVRPEHLHPAGEGEATFALQSQLVETLGADTLVHGTLGGDGSGETLTLRLGGNAQLREGQSLGLAADPGELHFFDPESGRRIADL
- the ugpA gene encoding sn-glycerol-3-phosphate ABC transporter permease UgpA; protein product: MQHKRVIFQGRVLPYFLVLPQLVVTLVFFIWPASQALYQSVLLEDPFGFGSTFVWLDNFADLFADPSYLGSFKTTVVFSVGVTTLSMVAALVLAAMADRVVRGAMAYKTLLIWPYAVAPAVAGVLWWFIFNPTIGVFAYALQQLGYDWNHFLNGTDAMALVIIAASWKQISYNFLFFLAGMQAIPKSLIEAAAIDGAGPVKRFWTIVFPLLSPTTFFLLVVNVVYAFFETFGIVHATTSGGPAQSTNILVFKVYNDGFVGLDLGGSAAQSVILMVIVIALTVVQFRYIERKVQY
- a CDS encoding SCO family protein — translated: MSIKTRLVLIAVLGLVLAGAGFTLWSTLQRSGIVSQQGEPAGRALIGGAFTLTDQNGERRSEADLVGTYSLIYFGYTYCPDVCPTSLSAMTQGLDLLAESAPDKAAAVRPIFITIDPERDTTEAMAAYAQHFHPRLMALTGTPEEVALAAKVYRIYYQKVTEQGSSDYLMDHSSIIYLMGPDGGYLTHYTHASTADDIAKGLAEQVDPALAAGS
- the ugpE gene encoding sn-glycerol-3-phosphate ABC transporter permease UgpE gives rise to the protein MIENRPIVTLITHIVLLLGVMAVAFPIWLAFVASTYPVEGLVSGVLPLTPGDRFWENYGSALTGGVEAAGSPPVLLMMANSLIMALAIAIGKIAISIISAYAIVYFSFPFRATAFWIIFMTLMLPVEVRILPTYEVVANLGMLDTYSGLAIPLIASATATFLFRQFFLTIPDELLEAARVDGAGALRFFWDVVLPLSRTNIAALFVILFIYGWNQYLWPLLVTTDESYYTIVMGIQRMVAVPDSEPLWHLIMATAILAMIPPVFVVVAMQRLFVKGLVETEK